In Brassica napus cultivar Da-Ae chromosome A3, Da-Ae, whole genome shotgun sequence, the sequence ATATACTAAACTAGAGTTAAACCAATAAATATCATCAAAACTATATACGGAACAATACTGATTCTTACTTAAAAGCCAAGCAGAAGAAGGAAGCCTTTCTAGCATCTCTTCACCTCTGTATAGACTTGTTGATGTGAACCAATCTGCGGATTCTCTCACTCACCTAACCCGCCACGAAGTTGGTTTTGAAAACAAATAACACAACAACAGAAGTGGCAAGGTCCGAATCTAGTTAGCCTATAGTCTTGTACCCTGTTTGAAAACGTCCACATACCTCTCTGTGTACTAGAATTGCTAGTCAAAGTTACTAAAAGAATCGAACGAAAAGACTGAACATGTTCTAACAAAAATCGCAACTTATGAGGGTATGAGGCTCTTGACGTAAATAATAAGATTTGAATGCGAATTAATATTTGTAGATAAGTTTAGGGggcaatatataaatatcaaacgTATGAGGGGTTTTACGTAAATAATAAGATTATGTATTGCTTAAATTAGGATTTGTAAATAAGTGGAGGactaaattgataaaaaaaaagagacggaaaaaaaagagagagacgcCAATCAAACATCAAAAGGAACCGGAGAAGAAGGACCCCCCGGAGATCtctcgcttcttcttcttccaccatTCTTTCTCTCGGCGCGCGCTTCATCCTCGATTCGAGTAAGGTCTCCAGAAGCTGGgtttctttcaaattaaatCCCTTTTGAAATCATCTAGGGCCGGTGAAGATCACATTAGAAATCTGAATTTTGATTAAGGGTTGTGCCTGTTTGAGCTTAATTTTCGAAAAAGCTATCTCCTTTGAATCTTATGATGCGTATGCTTGGATGGGTTAGGTTCAGAATTTTGAGCTAGGCTCTTTTAGATAATCCGCCATAGAAGCTCTAGATcgagaaaatatagaaaaagagAGAATTGGGTTCGATAGGAAAAGTATTTTTAAGGTTTAATTGGTCTATTTTAGTGTATCTGATGTTGGTTTTGTAGTTTGATAGGTGCTTTGGAGTTGGATTCGTTTAGTTTTTCAAAGTATTGGTATTGAGGGAGGATGGGTGTGAAGCAGGCTCTAAAGAGCATCGATGCGTTTCCTAGAGCAGAGGATCATTTGCTGCAGAAGACGCAATCTGGTGCAGTTGGTaatgcatcttttttttttttacatagctcttgttgaaattttgaatggttgatttttgtttgcgTGTTTTTCAATATCTtaaattttgtttggttattgCAGTATCTATTGTTGGACTTCTTATAATGGCTACGTTGTTCTTGCACGAGCTGAGTTACTATCTTAACACACTTACAGTGCATCAGGTATGTATTTAGTATCagctttttttctttattgctCTGACTCTACGCTTTAAACTGCTCTGTACAGTTATATAAATGGCAGTGAATGACCTTATGTTTCATGTGTATTATGAAGCTCAGATAGATGGATGCTATGAAATTGTATTCTTATTCCATCTGATATCGTTCAAATTCATTGATGCCACTCTTCAGTTGATTAGTAGAGATTGAGTGAAAGTATGGCTTTATCCCTCATTGACCTTGTTATTGTCTTGAActttttatttcttctgtaGGTGGCATCATAGCTTGTGTGATGTATGCAAAATGATTTGAGTCTCCTAGTTAAATTTTTTCATATCGAAATATATCACATGGGAAATATGGATTTGAAGTCTCTCTGTCTGTTGATTTAACTTCCTTGATGTTCTCTATCCATTTGACTGGCTCGTAGAGGTTTCCCTCCTTTTGTATTTATGTAATCATTTTGAAATCTGtatcatgttttttttagaTGTCAGTGGACTTAAAGCGTGGAGAAACTCTTCCGATTCATGTAAATATGACGTTTCCATCTTTGCCTTGTGATGGTAAGTGGTATCCATTGATcacatattttcttttctccATACCTTCTTGATACTTCTTAAATTTCGTTATTTgatcttttatttgttttgtagtTTTGAGCATGGATGCTATCGACATGTCAGGGAAGCATGAAGTGGATCTCGATACAAATATTTGGAAAGTATGTTGATTCCACATGCTTAATACAAAATCACATGTTTTCTCTTCCATCTTAGTGAATATTTCCCTTAGCATCTTTATGTTACTTTTTATGGCGTTTGCTCTAGTTTTACTGGTTTATAATCGAGTTAATTGCTCACTAGTTGCGTGTGTCTGCAGCTCCGACTCAACAGTCATGGTCATATCATTGGCACAGAATATATATCTGATCTTGTTGAAAAGGAGCATGACCACTCATCTCACAAGCACGGTAACATTCTTTTACTTAGTGAATCTTCTCAGAGTTGGTATCTTTCCTGATGGGCTTCATTTCCCTTAGCTACCATTTGAATGTCTTTATCTTGAATCTTTTTTAAGGATAGTTGTCATGTTAGATAACTTTTATTTTGGTTGTATTGCTGAAGAtggcaaagaagaacacaagaATGAGACGGAAGCAGTGAATACCCTGGGATTTGATGAAGCTGCTGAGACGATGATTAAAAAGGTGAAGCAAGCATTAGCAGATGGAGAAGGATGTCGGGTATTATTAACCTCTCCCCTTGTCAATAGACAAACTAGAGATGTTGCCTTATTGGCCCTTTAAGAAACCAGAGACTAATATGTTTGTTTGGCTGTTTTCCACAGGTGTATGGTGTCTTAGATGTACAGCGGGTTGCTGGAAACTTCCACGTTTCAGTTCACGGTCTGAACATCTATGTTGCTCAAATGGTTGGTATCACTCTCTCGCTTTATAAACCATTCTCTCTCTATACCAGGATCTGACAAAATCTCTCTTTTACCCTCGAAAACAGATATTTGGAGGGTCCAAGAACGTAAACGTGAGCCATATGATTCATGATCTATCCTTTGGTCCGAAGTACCCTGGCATTCACAACCCGCTTGATGACACAAACCGAATCCTGCGTGACACCAGTGGAACATTCAAATACTATATTAAGGTGTTTTGATCTCAATCCATCACTCTTCTTTTACTCATGTCCGTCCCTCTGCCAGTTGTAGTATATGTGACGTGCTTCATTATTTGTATGGAGCAGATTGTTCCGACGGAATATAGATATCTTTCAAAAGACGTTCTGACAACAAATCAGTACTCTGTAACTGAATATTACACACCAATGAACGAGTTCGACAGGACATGGCCAGGTTAGCGGATCAAGCTTCATTTCCAGTGTTCTTATTACTCTGTTTCTGTCTCTTGATGGcatgtttctttctttcatttGCAGCTGTCTACTTCTTATATGATCTTTCACCTATCACTGTGACCATCAAGGAAGAGCGCCGTAGTTTTCTCCACTTGATCACTCGGCTCTGCGCTGTATTAGGGGGTACCTTTGCTTTGACAGGTTCCATCCCAATCTTTATCTAATCTCAGTACTCATCTTTCAGTGAGCTTTGGTTAATATAGTTTATGTCATGGTCTTAAACAGGAATGCTAGATCGTTGGATGTTCCGCTTGATTGAGTCTTTCACAAAGAAGCCGAGTACCAGAAGCATACACAAGTGAACAGAGAGGAGAAAAGGACCAAGGAAGATGAATCTCTTAAACCCCCAGGGAGTACAAGAACCTCCAGGGGATTGATACGTTTGCTAGATCAACACTCACAAGTCACAACATTAGAATCCCTTTGAGCTTTTCCTCTAAATGTATCATTACTCTGATTCTCTCTGGTCATCTAGTAGaattatatgtaattttataCACTTTGCGTCTTTTAGCTTTACCGAGAAAAAAAGATTTCCATTTATTTTGTAACGCTGATTCATcgatactattaaaagggaagaatttttaaaaaatctatctataaaagttgtttagacctattacttttaaatttttttggatgaatCCTGTATATTATAACAATAAGTGATAACTTTTTTATCCTATAAACCTCCGATTATTACTCTAACCATACGAATTgtatacattattatttatacATAACCACTAAAACTGATTGCTAAACTACCCTACCCAAACAAAATACATTACATGAACCAAAACCAAAGCACAACCTATTATAATTGTTACCTTAACGAAATATTCATTTCCCTCACATACTACCATCGACTACAAAACACGTTACATGTAAGACACTACACTATATAAAAGCTTTATACAAGATTTGGGTGtaaaattatatgattcaaacactaaatttttttagtgaaataatCTTCAAGATTATATGATTCAAACACtaaatttcataattatgaaaattaaaacaaaacctAACCCGGGCTttcaagcgcgggtcaaaatctagttattttattataagttacgtcataaattctatataatttacaaaaatcCTCATTTGGcaattctttatttttctgttcTCATTTGACAATTCTAGTTGTACTATACTAAAAAGTTATGTGGTTTTTTAGTTAAGTCTATTGTTTTAATCCAACTCTATGGTTCTTGATTACATTTTCAAAGAAACAGCCTATGAATGCTTGACACACATGTCTCACGTGCTGGTGAAAAGCCTACACTCGTCGCAGGAGATCCTGTCCTCTCTGTTTCTTTTAGCTTAATTCTTCTTGTCTGAAAAACCTAATAGGTTTCCTTCTATCTCTTCTGTCAGTTCTCATCTTCATCATCGTTGAATCTAAAATGATCACCGGAGCACTCCGCAGATCTTCATTGCCATCAAGGCAAACTCTCTCGGCCGCGCTAACATCCTTTGATTCAGGCCTTTCCCACCACTTCTTTTCAGCCGCCACTGTATCCTCCGTGGATCGTAATCTAGTCGGAAACGGATCTACTCTCTCCTCCAACCTCATCTCTCGATTCGTCTCCCCATCGTCTCCTAACTCGTGGATGGTTTCTCCCGCGAGGATCACGTTTCAAGGCTACGCCACTGAGTGCGAGAGTAACCTCAGAGATTCAAAGAGTGTTGCTAAGAAGGTATACTTTTGTTCTCATTCAATCCCTTAAAAGGTTATTATTAAGGGATATGTATCCCACATTGGAAAATCAatgggacattaagtaatatataaagggttaggaccaatccactaattgccaattggttttaagttggaatcATTAAGTAATCTCGCAGAATCCAACATACCCCTCCGAAATCATGCTTTATTTTCTAGCAATCTCGACGGAACTGAGCCTTCTATGGGCCATCAGCTAATGGGATGATCGGGCCACTGTCCGGGCCGGATTAATGGGTCAGGGTATTGggcccgctctgataccataataaGTTTTTGGggttccaacttaaaaccaattggcaattagtggattgacccaagtcccttatatattactcaagtccctttcatatatccgatgtgggatcttctctccaatagtTATTCAAATCATTGACAACTGTTGTGTTTGTGGTTTTGAGTAGAAGAAAGAGAGCACGTCGAAGATCAAAGGAACGAGAATCTGCGTTGCGATTCGGTCATTCGATAACCCGGAGAAGGAAGCTTGGTGTCTTCCTCCCCACACTCGTTACGCTGCAATGCCCGACACGAGGACCTTGTACACGGTGCTACGTTCCCCTCACGTGGACAAGAAGTCTAGAGAGCAGTTTGAGATGAGGTTCAAGAAACGATTTCTCGTAGTCAAAGCTCAGAGCCACGAGCTGAGCAAGAAGCTGTTTTGGTTGAAGCGTTACCGGATTCTCGGAGCTCAGTACGAACTCCAGTTCCATTGCAAGACCC encodes:
- the LOC106439635 gene encoding 40S ribosomal protein S10, mitochondrial, whose translation is MITGALRRSSLPSRQTLSAALTSFDSGLSHHFFSAATVSSVDRNLVGNGSTLSSNLISRFVSPSSPNSWMVSPARITFQGYATECESNLRDSKSVAKKKKESTSKIKGTRICVAIRSFDNPEKEAWCLPPHTRYAAMPDTRTLYTVLRSPHVDKKSREQFEMRFKKRFLVVKAQSHELSKKLFWLKRYRILGAQYELQFHCKTRLDMAPVLANINGSTIGQ
- the LOC106439636 gene encoding endoplasmic reticulum-Golgi intermediate compartment protein 3-like, whose amino-acid sequence is MGVKQALKSIDAFPRAEDHLLQKTQSGAVVSIVGLLIMATLFLHELSYYLNTLTVHQMSVDLKRGETLPIHVNMTFPSLPCDVLSMDAIDMSGKHEVDLDTNIWKLRLNSHGHIIGTEYISDLVEKEHDHSSHKHDGKEEHKNETEAVNTLGFDEAAETMIKKVKQALADGEGCRVYGVLDVQRVAGNFHVSVHGLNIYVAQMIFGGSKNVNVSHMIHDLSFGPKYPGIHNPLDDTNRILRDTSGTFKYYIKIVPTEYRYLSKDVLTTNQYSVTEYYTPMNEFDRTWPAVYFLYDLSPITVTIKEERRSFLHLITRLCAVLGGTFALTGMLDRWMFRLIESFTKKPSTRSIHK